The Bombus pascuorum chromosome 9, iyBomPasc1.1, whole genome shotgun sequence genome has a window encoding:
- the LOC132910655 gene encoding tyrosine-protein kinase Abl isoform X6: MGAQQTKERIVPVGSAARQTRKQPRNLKESRLVGSNIFTEHSEALLQSRPLPHIPALPDGDPPNGSSIQSISQQVNIQQHTVVSSTGLLEAANRWTSKENLLAQEEDDPQLFVALYDFQAGGENQLSLKKGEQVRILSYNKSGEWCEAHSSTGQVGWVPSNYVTPVNSLEKHSWYHGRISRNAAEYLLSSGINGSFLVRESESSPGQRSISLRYEGRVYHYRINEDSEGKMFVTTESKFNTLAELVHHHSMLADGLITQLLYPAPKHNKPTVFPLSPEPDEWEINRTDIVMRHKLGGGQYGDVYEAVWKRYNMTVAVKTLKEDTMALKDFLEEAAIMKEMKHRNLVQLLGVCTREPPFYIITEFMSKGNLLDYLRNESKHQINAVVLMHMATQIASGMSYLESRNFIHRDLAARNCLVGENHLVKVADFGLARLMRDDTYTAHAGAKFPIKWTAPEGLAYNKFSTKSDVWAFGILLWEIATYGMSPYPGVDLTDVYHMLEKGYRMECPPGCPPKVYELMRQCWQWSAADRPTFKEIHHSLENMFQESSITEEVEKQLQGGGEIPLLSYKKSQTGSTGNIHGLVLVSEPLSSSDTTSSVTKLSTFTGGMSSKNNSSIVQMRRSTNKKGKQAPAPPKRTSSFRDSAYQEQDSQNTETNTMTLDDATDLNGGCEIEEDGEGSQGTAEPNFITQPSTSPEPIPGLTCSQKQIKPRPYPSKEPLPQKLVQVGALEVQNVKRAINRYGTLPKGARIGAYLESLRQSGMPSNQESTTVASSMTPGTVEQHEASIDNSQHRSLSPRQSNLRSQPQMTRSNSSSGVVNTYQPPNSPRTRVVAVRKNNQSDAVGLRTFRVSSNSNFRTASPSRSVQPSLADLEFPPPPADLPPPPDEIFSGQEQAELPPPISCSEISQIRNSPLSIRKAKSTDWRSKEDENEHQEDRNDVSNAEPSVKEACSRFGVNLRRRETQDNSCRTTDNKRTGFKSRIETIEPAAPPEEAPPPPPPPPPPVSTNSPPDSFERKPGMKEMLELKLINEIKQSAETKHGTTTKKPGVISSTPSALLDPASQLLSELCASFNMDSGQRHAQNEYAVSTLKTNEATQEQQLQIHNTHKDSCISSPVTESILSSGSVGFKLKRVDKRNNPQKEETSDGQIIDFKARLRKVENAEREKSLEEKSTITEQSSESEEQQDDKRRSTGSISSLKKLWENKESCDSQPHSPKLSVRGSSGKQETLDQTEDSPEDHSGASTRSQSSGSKSDTRLWPPPEPEKPVVPAKPLKPLCSSTKHFGSSIYATPNCTKSQHAEDDLSKQNTDSKTAKQIVLELSTLIENSVLNLKSSSTIVMTSWLQLSDKVGLLHGMCANLADSGIAPHARFQFRELLGRLELQARQLRAAGTRNVAENTRLLTDLQNTIKDVVNTVQR; encoded by the exons ATGGGTGCTCAACAAACTAAGGAGAGAATTGTTCCTGTCGGCTCTGCTGCGCGACAGACGCGCAAACAGCCTAGGAACCTCAAGGAATCCCGTCTTGTCGGCtctaatatatttacagaGCACAGCG AAGCTCTTTTACAAAGCAGACCGCTACCTCACATTCCGGCATTACCAGATGGTGATCCACCAAATGGGTCCAGCATTCAGTCAATTTCACAACAAGTGAATATTCAACAACATACTGTGGTTTCTTCCACTGGACTTTTGGAGGCTGCGAACAG GTGGACAAGTAAGGAAAATCTATTGGCACAAGAAGAGGATGATCCTCAACTATTTGTGGCTTTATATGATTTTCAAGCAGGTGGAGAAAATCAGCTCAGTCTTAAAAaag ggGAGCAAGTGCGCATTCTAAGTTATAATAAGAGTGGCGAATGGTGTGAAGCTCATTCAAGTACTGGTCAAGTAGGATGGGTTCCTTCAAATTATGTTACACCAGTAAATTCCTTGGAGAAACACTCCTGGTATCATGGAAGGATATCCAGGAACGCTGCAGAGTATCTCCTAAGCTCTGGTATAAATGGTAGCTTTCTGGTTCGTGAATCAGAAAGCAGTCCAGGTCAACGCAGTATTTCTCTGCGATATGAGGGTAGGGTATACCATTATAGGATTAACGAAGACAGTGAAGGGAAG atgtTTGTTACAACTGAAAGCAAATTTAATACTCTGGCAGAATTAGTACACCACCATTCAATGCTTGCTGATGGTTTAATTACACAATTACTTTATCCTGCACCAAAGCACAATAAACCTACTGTTTTCCCACTTAGCCCAG aacCTGATGAATGGGAAATTAATAGGACAGACATAGTCATGAGGCATAAATTAGGTGGGGGGCAATATGGGGATGTCTATGAAGCTGTATGGAAGAGGTATAATATGACTGTGGCTGTAAAAACCTTAAAG GAGGATACAATGGCTCTAAAAGACTTTCTGGAGGAAGCTGCAATAATGAAGGAAATGAAGCATAGAAATCTAGTTCAGTTATTAGGTGTATGTACTCGGGAACCGCCTTTCTACATCATTACAGAGTTCATGAGCAAAGGAAATTTGCTAGATTATTTGCGGAATGAGAGTAAACATCAAATAAATGCCGTCGTTTTGATGCATATGGCTACGCAGATCGCCAGTGGAATGAGTTACTTGGAAAGCAGAAATTTCATTCACAG AGATCTAGCGGCTCGAAACTGCCTAGTGGGTGAAAATCATCTGGTGAAGGTCGCAGACTTCGGCTTGGCCCGGTTGATGAGAGATGATACGTACACGGCTCACGCTGGAGCGAAATTCCCTATAAAATGGACTGCTCCAGAAGGATTagcatataataaattttctacgaaG TCTGATGTGTGGGCATTTGGCATCTTACTTTGGGAAATAGCAACCTATGGAATGTCTCCCTACCCTGGTGTTGATTTGACCGATGTCTATCATATGCTGGAAAAAGGCTACAGAATGGAATGTCCACCTGGATGTCCACCAAAAGTATATGAATTGATGCGGCAATGTTGGCAATGGTCTGCTGCTGATAGGCCCactttcaaagaaattcaCCATTCTCttgaaaatatgtttcaaGAATCTAGTATTACAGAAG AAGTTGAAAAGCAATTGCAAGGAGGAGGAGAAATTCCTTTACTTTCATACAAAAAATCTCAGACTGGTAGCACTGGAAACATCCATGGGCTTGTTCTAGTTTCTGAACCATTATCTTCTTCAG ATACTACCAGTTCAGTAACAAAACTGAGTACATTCACAGGTGGTATGTCAAGTAAGAACAATAGTAGTATCGTACAAATGAGACGTTCTACAAATAAAAAGGGGAAACAGGCTCCAGCCCCTCCAAAAAGAACGAG TTCGTTCCGCGACTCTGCCTATCAAGAGCAAGACTCTCAAAACACTGAAACGAACACCATGACTCTCGACGATGCCACGGATCTAAATG GAGGCTGTGAAATCGAGGAGGATGGAGAGGGTTCTCAGGGTACGGCGGAACCAAACTTTATCACTCAACCTTCAACGTCTCCGGAACCTATACCTGGCTTGACCTGTTCACAAAAACAAATTAAGCCAAGACCTTATCCATCGAAAGAGCCATTACCACAAAAG ttggTACAAGTTGGTGCATTAGAAGTACAGAACGTAAAAAGAGCCATTAATCGTTACGGTACATTGCCAAAAGGTGCTAGAATTGGCGCGTATTTAGAGTCTTTACGTCAGAGTGGCATGCCATCGAATCAGGAATCGACGACAGTGGCTTCTTCCATGACACCTGGCACAGTGGAACAACATGAAGCATCTATCGACAATTCGCAACACAGATCTCTTTCTCCTCGTCAAAGTAATTTACGAAGTCAGCCTCAAATGACTCGTAGTAATTCTTCAAGCGGTGTTGTTAATACTTATCAACCTCCAAATTCTCCCCGTACTCGAGTAGTAGCTGTAAGAAAGAATAATCAGTCTGATGCTGTCGGTTTAAGAACTTTTCGGGTTTCAAGTAACTCTAATTTTCGTACTGCGAGCCCATCGAGATCTGTTCAACCGTCGTTAGCTGACTTGGAGTTTCCTCCTCCACCCGCAGATTTGCCTCCTCCACCagatgaaattttttctgGACAAGAACAAGCTGAACTACCACCTCCTATTTCTTGCAGcgaaatttctcaaataagAAATTCTCCTTTATCCATAAGAAAAGCAAAGAGCACAGATTGGCGTTCAAAGGAGGATGAAAATGAGCATCAAGAAGACAGGAATGATGTTAGTAACGCAGAACCCTCTGTGAAAGAAGCGTGTTCGAGGTTTGGAGTTAATTTGAGACGCAGAGAAACTCAAGATAACTCGTGTAGAACTACTGATAATAAAAGAACCGGTTTTAAGTCCAGGATAGAAACAATCGAGCCTGCTGCACCACCAGAAGAAGCACCACCGCctcctccaccacctccaccaCCAGTTTCCACAAATTCACCTCCTGATAGTTTTGAACGGAAGCCTGGAATGAAAGAGATGTTGGAATTGAAgctaataaatgaaattaaacaaagtGCAGAAACTAAACATGGTACAACTACGAAAAAACCTGGAGTAATAAGCAGTACTCCATCTGCTCTTTTGGATCCAGCATCACAATTACTTTCGGAACTCTGTGCTAGTTTTAACATGGATTCTGGACAAAG ACACGCTCAAAATGAGTATGCTGTATCAACTTTAAAAACCAACGAAGCAACTCAAGAACAACAACTTCAAATACATAATACTCATAAAGATTCATGCATATCTTCTCCAGTAACTGAGTCGATACTCTCTAGCGGAAGTGTCGGTTTTAAGTTGAAGAGAGTAGATAAGCGAAATAATCCGCAGAAGGAGGAAACATCTGATGGACAAATAATCGATTTCAAGGCCAGACTTCGAAAAGTTGAGAATGCAGAAAGGGAAAAATCGTTAGAAGAGAAAAGTACTATCACTGAACAATCTTCAGAATCAGAAGAACAACAAGATGATAAGCGCAGAAGCACTGGTAGTATCAGCAGTTTAAAAAAGCTTTGGGAAAATAAAGAATCCTGTGATAGTCAGCCTCACAGTCCAAAACTCAGTGTCAGAGGAAGTAGCGGTAAACAAGAAACTCTTGACCAGACAGAAGATTCACCTGAAGATCATAGTGGAGCCTCAACCCGTAGTCAAAG ttCTGGTAGCAAAAGCGATACTAGACTATGGCCACCACCTGAACCAGAAAAACCAGTTGTTCCTGCAAAACCACTAAAACCATTGTGTTCTTCAACTAAACATTTTGGTTCTTCGATTTACGCAACACCAAACTGTACGAAATCCCAACATGCAGAAGATGATCTAAGTAAACAGAATACAGACTCAAAAACCGCAAAACAGATCGTATTGGAACTTTCAACATTAATTGAGAACAGcgtattaaatttgaaaagtaGCTCAACGATAGTAATGACTAGCTGGCTTCAACTTTCAGACAAGGTAGGGCTGTTACATGGAATGTGCGCTAATCTCGCAGACAGTGGTATCGCACCACATGCGCGGTTTCAGTTTCGCGAACTTCTTGGAAGGTTAGAGCTTCAGGCACGACAACTTCGTGCAGCTGGTACTCGAAATGTCGCAGAGAATACAAGACTTCTCACTGACCTCCAAAACACGATAAAGGATGTTGTCAATACCGTACAAAGATAA
- the LOC132910655 gene encoding tyrosine-protein kinase Abl isoform X5, producing the protein MGAQQTKERIVPVGSAARQTRKQPRNLKESRLVGSNIFTEHSEALLQSRPLPHIPALPDGDPPNGSSIQSISQQVNIQQHTVVSSTGLLEAANRWTSKENLLAQEEDDPQLFVALYDFQAGGENQLSLKKGEQVRILSYNKSGEWCEAHSSTGQVGWVPSNYVTPVNSLEKHSWYHGRISRNAAEYLLSSGINGSFLVRESESSPGQRSISLRYEGRVYHYRINEDSEGKMFVTTESKFNTLAELVHHHSMLADGLITQLLYPAPKHNKPTVFPLSPEPDEWEINRTDIVMRHKLGGGQYGDVYEAVWKRYNMTVAVKTLKEDTMALKDFLEEAAIMKEMKHRNLVQLLGVCTREPPFYIITEFMSKGNLLDYLRNESKHQINAVVLMHMATQIASGMSYLESRNFIHRDLAARNCLVGENHLVKVADFGLARLMRDDTYTAHAGAKFPIKWTAPEGLAYNKFSTKSDVWAFGILLWEIATYGMSPYPGVDLTDVYHMLEKGYRMECPPGCPPKVYELMRQCWQWSAADRPTFKEIHHSLENMFQESSITEEVEKQLQGGGEIPLLSYKKSQTGSTGNIHGLVLVSEPLSSSDTTSSVTKLSTFTGGMSSKNNSSIVQMRRSTNKKGKQAPAPPKRTSLLSSCSSFRDSAYQEQDSQNTETNTMTLDDATDLNGGCEIEEDGEGSQGTAEPNFITQPSTSPEPIPGLTCSQKQIKPRPYPSKEPLPQKLVQVGALEVQNVKRAINRYGTLPKGARIGAYLESLRQSGMPSNQESTTVASSMTPGTVEQHEASIDNSQHRSLSPRQSNLRSQPQMTRSNSSSGVVNTYQPPNSPRTRVVAVRKNNQSDAVGLRTFRVSSNSNFRTASPSRSVQPSLADLEFPPPPADLPPPPDEIFSGQEQAELPPPISCSEISQIRNSPLSIRKAKSTDWRSKEDENEHQEDRNDVSNAEPSVKEACSRFGVNLRRRETQDNSCRTTDNKRTGFKSRIETIEPAAPPEEAPPPPPPPPPPVSTNSPPDSFERKPGMKEMLELKLINEIKQSAETKHGTTTKKPGVISSTPSALLDPASQLLSELCASFNMDSGQRHAQNEYAVSTLKTNEATQEQQLQIHNTHKDSCISSPVTESILSSGSVGFKLKRVDKRNNPQKEETSDGQIIDFKARLRKVENAEREKSLEEKSTITEQSSESEEQQDDKRRSTGSISSLKKLWENKESCDSQPHSPKLSVRGSSGKQETLDQTEDSPEDHSGASTRSQSSGSKSDTRLWPPPEPEKPVVPAKPLKPLCSSTKHFGSSIYATPNCTKSQHAEDDLSKQNTDSKTAKQIVLELSTLIENSVLNLKSSSTIVMTSWLQLSDKVGLLHGMCANLADSGIAPHARFQFRELLGRLELQARQLRAAGTRNVAENTRLLTDLQNTIKDVVNTVQR; encoded by the exons ATGGGTGCTCAACAAACTAAGGAGAGAATTGTTCCTGTCGGCTCTGCTGCGCGACAGACGCGCAAACAGCCTAGGAACCTCAAGGAATCCCGTCTTGTCGGCtctaatatatttacagaGCACAGCG AAGCTCTTTTACAAAGCAGACCGCTACCTCACATTCCGGCATTACCAGATGGTGATCCACCAAATGGGTCCAGCATTCAGTCAATTTCACAACAAGTGAATATTCAACAACATACTGTGGTTTCTTCCACTGGACTTTTGGAGGCTGCGAACAG GTGGACAAGTAAGGAAAATCTATTGGCACAAGAAGAGGATGATCCTCAACTATTTGTGGCTTTATATGATTTTCAAGCAGGTGGAGAAAATCAGCTCAGTCTTAAAAaag ggGAGCAAGTGCGCATTCTAAGTTATAATAAGAGTGGCGAATGGTGTGAAGCTCATTCAAGTACTGGTCAAGTAGGATGGGTTCCTTCAAATTATGTTACACCAGTAAATTCCTTGGAGAAACACTCCTGGTATCATGGAAGGATATCCAGGAACGCTGCAGAGTATCTCCTAAGCTCTGGTATAAATGGTAGCTTTCTGGTTCGTGAATCAGAAAGCAGTCCAGGTCAACGCAGTATTTCTCTGCGATATGAGGGTAGGGTATACCATTATAGGATTAACGAAGACAGTGAAGGGAAG atgtTTGTTACAACTGAAAGCAAATTTAATACTCTGGCAGAATTAGTACACCACCATTCAATGCTTGCTGATGGTTTAATTACACAATTACTTTATCCTGCACCAAAGCACAATAAACCTACTGTTTTCCCACTTAGCCCAG aacCTGATGAATGGGAAATTAATAGGACAGACATAGTCATGAGGCATAAATTAGGTGGGGGGCAATATGGGGATGTCTATGAAGCTGTATGGAAGAGGTATAATATGACTGTGGCTGTAAAAACCTTAAAG GAGGATACAATGGCTCTAAAAGACTTTCTGGAGGAAGCTGCAATAATGAAGGAAATGAAGCATAGAAATCTAGTTCAGTTATTAGGTGTATGTACTCGGGAACCGCCTTTCTACATCATTACAGAGTTCATGAGCAAAGGAAATTTGCTAGATTATTTGCGGAATGAGAGTAAACATCAAATAAATGCCGTCGTTTTGATGCATATGGCTACGCAGATCGCCAGTGGAATGAGTTACTTGGAAAGCAGAAATTTCATTCACAG AGATCTAGCGGCTCGAAACTGCCTAGTGGGTGAAAATCATCTGGTGAAGGTCGCAGACTTCGGCTTGGCCCGGTTGATGAGAGATGATACGTACACGGCTCACGCTGGAGCGAAATTCCCTATAAAATGGACTGCTCCAGAAGGATTagcatataataaattttctacgaaG TCTGATGTGTGGGCATTTGGCATCTTACTTTGGGAAATAGCAACCTATGGAATGTCTCCCTACCCTGGTGTTGATTTGACCGATGTCTATCATATGCTGGAAAAAGGCTACAGAATGGAATGTCCACCTGGATGTCCACCAAAAGTATATGAATTGATGCGGCAATGTTGGCAATGGTCTGCTGCTGATAGGCCCactttcaaagaaattcaCCATTCTCttgaaaatatgtttcaaGAATCTAGTATTACAGAAG AAGTTGAAAAGCAATTGCAAGGAGGAGGAGAAATTCCTTTACTTTCATACAAAAAATCTCAGACTGGTAGCACTGGAAACATCCATGGGCTTGTTCTAGTTTCTGAACCATTATCTTCTTCAG ATACTACCAGTTCAGTAACAAAACTGAGTACATTCACAGGTGGTATGTCAAGTAAGAACAATAGTAGTATCGTACAAATGAGACGTTCTACAAATAAAAAGGGGAAACAGGCTCCAGCCCCTCCAAAAAGAACGAG CTTGCTGTCGTCGTGCAGTTCGTTCCGCGACTCTGCCTATCAAGAGCAAGACTCTCAAAACACTGAAACGAACACCATGACTCTCGACGATGCCACGGATCTAAATG GAGGCTGTGAAATCGAGGAGGATGGAGAGGGTTCTCAGGGTACGGCGGAACCAAACTTTATCACTCAACCTTCAACGTCTCCGGAACCTATACCTGGCTTGACCTGTTCACAAAAACAAATTAAGCCAAGACCTTATCCATCGAAAGAGCCATTACCACAAAAG ttggTACAAGTTGGTGCATTAGAAGTACAGAACGTAAAAAGAGCCATTAATCGTTACGGTACATTGCCAAAAGGTGCTAGAATTGGCGCGTATTTAGAGTCTTTACGTCAGAGTGGCATGCCATCGAATCAGGAATCGACGACAGTGGCTTCTTCCATGACACCTGGCACAGTGGAACAACATGAAGCATCTATCGACAATTCGCAACACAGATCTCTTTCTCCTCGTCAAAGTAATTTACGAAGTCAGCCTCAAATGACTCGTAGTAATTCTTCAAGCGGTGTTGTTAATACTTATCAACCTCCAAATTCTCCCCGTACTCGAGTAGTAGCTGTAAGAAAGAATAATCAGTCTGATGCTGTCGGTTTAAGAACTTTTCGGGTTTCAAGTAACTCTAATTTTCGTACTGCGAGCCCATCGAGATCTGTTCAACCGTCGTTAGCTGACTTGGAGTTTCCTCCTCCACCCGCAGATTTGCCTCCTCCACCagatgaaattttttctgGACAAGAACAAGCTGAACTACCACCTCCTATTTCTTGCAGcgaaatttctcaaataagAAATTCTCCTTTATCCATAAGAAAAGCAAAGAGCACAGATTGGCGTTCAAAGGAGGATGAAAATGAGCATCAAGAAGACAGGAATGATGTTAGTAACGCAGAACCCTCTGTGAAAGAAGCGTGTTCGAGGTTTGGAGTTAATTTGAGACGCAGAGAAACTCAAGATAACTCGTGTAGAACTACTGATAATAAAAGAACCGGTTTTAAGTCCAGGATAGAAACAATCGAGCCTGCTGCACCACCAGAAGAAGCACCACCGCctcctccaccacctccaccaCCAGTTTCCACAAATTCACCTCCTGATAGTTTTGAACGGAAGCCTGGAATGAAAGAGATGTTGGAATTGAAgctaataaatgaaattaaacaaagtGCAGAAACTAAACATGGTACAACTACGAAAAAACCTGGAGTAATAAGCAGTACTCCATCTGCTCTTTTGGATCCAGCATCACAATTACTTTCGGAACTCTGTGCTAGTTTTAACATGGATTCTGGACAAAG ACACGCTCAAAATGAGTATGCTGTATCAACTTTAAAAACCAACGAAGCAACTCAAGAACAACAACTTCAAATACATAATACTCATAAAGATTCATGCATATCTTCTCCAGTAACTGAGTCGATACTCTCTAGCGGAAGTGTCGGTTTTAAGTTGAAGAGAGTAGATAAGCGAAATAATCCGCAGAAGGAGGAAACATCTGATGGACAAATAATCGATTTCAAGGCCAGACTTCGAAAAGTTGAGAATGCAGAAAGGGAAAAATCGTTAGAAGAGAAAAGTACTATCACTGAACAATCTTCAGAATCAGAAGAACAACAAGATGATAAGCGCAGAAGCACTGGTAGTATCAGCAGTTTAAAAAAGCTTTGGGAAAATAAAGAATCCTGTGATAGTCAGCCTCACAGTCCAAAACTCAGTGTCAGAGGAAGTAGCGGTAAACAAGAAACTCTTGACCAGACAGAAGATTCACCTGAAGATCATAGTGGAGCCTCAACCCGTAGTCAAAG ttCTGGTAGCAAAAGCGATACTAGACTATGGCCACCACCTGAACCAGAAAAACCAGTTGTTCCTGCAAAACCACTAAAACCATTGTGTTCTTCAACTAAACATTTTGGTTCTTCGATTTACGCAACACCAAACTGTACGAAATCCCAACATGCAGAAGATGATCTAAGTAAACAGAATACAGACTCAAAAACCGCAAAACAGATCGTATTGGAACTTTCAACATTAATTGAGAACAGcgtattaaatttgaaaagtaGCTCAACGATAGTAATGACTAGCTGGCTTCAACTTTCAGACAAGGTAGGGCTGTTACATGGAATGTGCGCTAATCTCGCAGACAGTGGTATCGCACCACATGCGCGGTTTCAGTTTCGCGAACTTCTTGGAAGGTTAGAGCTTCAGGCACGACAACTTCGTGCAGCTGGTACTCGAAATGTCGCAGAGAATACAAGACTTCTCACTGACCTCCAAAACACGATAAAGGATGTTGTCAATACCGTACAAAGATAA